TGTCTGATAGGAAGTTACAGAGGTCATTTTCCCAATTGTTTGGTTACATACGAATGCACTGTTCTGATAAGCCTTTTTATAGATCCACactttaaagtacattttcaggCAAACTTTGAAAGGAAAGATGCAGCAGAAATGCAAAAACTTATGTTTTATGTGAAAGCTATTTAAAGCTATTTGGGTAGGCTACCAAAAAACATTCTGTATAGGAGACACAATACATTGGTTGTCTCAATCAGTGTGGAATTTACAACTGGTACTGTTGGAATTGCCATCTGCTAATTGACTTAACCCAGTGGGTATCAATTATTCTGTGACTTTTATGAACCTCTTATCCACAACCAAGAAACTGAAACAACATTTCTGGCACTTTGTCATAGTTTGTACTGTAGAGAAATGTAGGTCGTATCAGTCATCAATCATGGTAACACTTTATACAACAAGTAAAATGTGTCATGATGCAATTTTTGTGTATTCATCTATTTTTACCCacagtgttttcagaaaatgcagaaaattggGTCACATAATGTGGTATGTGTTTCAGCTgagctgaaaacattttgttttatgagaCCTGTTAATATCTCATTCAAGAATGTTGAAACTGTACAGTTAGTTTTTGTAATACCATAAATTCTTTATGCGATTTTAAAAAGGACCAATAGTGTCTTAATTTCTAAGAACTGTCTCACTAAATGAAATGTGTCTATTTAAGTTTTCCTGTGCTACAGGGCTAATTTTCTTCTAACACACAAATTCTATTAGAAATCTCAAATCTGCCACACAAACTTTGACCAGAGTTAGCTTCTTGAGTTGGCAAGTCATTGCTGGACTACTCTGTTCAACTTTAATACAAAATCTTGAGAATTACGGCTGGACAAAGGGCAGGATATCATGCCTTTATAGCTTCCATTTGTCAGGCCCAATGCCGTTATATTAGGAATCACAACCTTACAATATCTTGTAGGGTAGGTCTCCCTAGCTCAGGTCTCTATaataaagcttttattttagcttttacaGCTGTGCTGCACACCACTGCTCTATAATTCCAACTGGCATGAGCATGGAAGCTCCAATGTGTAGCTAACCACCCACTGTAAATCCACAATATTTTAGAAACAGTGCTTTTTCTGCCCATGGCATtaggcgtgtgtgtgcgtgcgtgcgtgcgtgcgtgcgtgcggctgattatatgtacatgtatgtacatttcTGATAAGTGCTAATTCCTTGTTTGAATCTGAGAAATCATGTATGCACAGAGATTTGTGCTTAGGTATTGTTGTAGGTGTCAGTTACTaactctgtgtatgtgtgtgtgtgtgtgtgttttgcagggGTCCCTTTAGCGTGGTGAGGCGCTGCATCAACAGAGACACAGGCCAGCAGTTTGCTGTAAAGATCGTCGATGTCGCCAGCTTCACCTCCAGCCCTGGCCTCAGTACAGAAGGTGAGGAAAACAGCTTGTGTGGTTTAAACAGATGGGTGGGGTTAACAGAATCAGGCCAAGAGAAGATAGTTGTCAGGAATATTGTCAATCACAGATAATTACACTTTTAAACAGACTTAGTTAAAACTTGAAAGATGTAAGTAActtgtgaacttttttttctgtgctgtaaTGCAAACTCCACCCACCTGGTCCTCATTGTGGGCTAAAACAAATGTTGTGAATCTGAAAATACTGTTTGGCTCAGTTATCAAACATCAAAGCACACACAGAGTGTATTATGGCATTCTCACACTCAAATAAATGAGGTATAATGTCACGCCGCACCGGGATGAACAAGTGTTGGAACTGcatgtgcttctgtgtgttagtgtggaTCATGATGTGCGTATATTGGTTAGGTTGTGAGGGTGAGTATGTGTGAGATATCGATGCATGCCATGTCTCACCATGTGGTTTTGTGTTGTCATGCTGAgatctgtgcgtgtgtgtgtgtgtctgagagagaaagcgagagagatgaagacaaaagtcataggtgtgtgtgtgtgtgtgtgtgtgtgtgtgcgtgcgtgcgtgcgtgcgtgcgtgcgtgcgtgcgtgcgtgcgtgcgtgctggCATCCACTATGTGCCATCTGTGAGGTCCCAGCCAGAGATTAGCGTGGCAGCCAATAACGGCAAGACAAGAAAATGACCCAAGggaggagaaactgaaaaagtggAGATTTTCACCAGTGCTTCCCAAACCAAAGTCTGCACTCTAAATAATTTTGGTTAGTGTGTTAACATGATCCACAGTCTCTAAATTTAATCATCCGCAAATATAAACCACCTGCGCTGAATAGTTTTTCTTActttggaaatgtttgaaatagtGCTGTTAGATTTCCTGAGTCACTTGTAGCATGCCTCACCCTGTGGCCACTGGTCAGTTGGAACAAGCCTGGTAACATTTAACTTGCATGTGGCATATGTGATGACAAGAATGTCCAGAAGGCCATAGAAGTACTATGGAAGTATTCCTTTCACGAAAATTGGATTTGCTGATCTAGTCTGTTTCATATTATCGTAACAATTTTATAGACAACAATTGAATGAATCTAAAAAGTCTAGTATCCATATTTTAAAAACCGGTTCAAAGTCTATAAATTGTTGTAGCCTGTATGGGATACATAACTTGAATaacactaaaagaaaaagcaatgaCACTTAAAGGCTGCGTTTGTTGGGCACTGAAATAAACGAAAATATCTATGTTTTAGTGTGATCATTTTCATGCTCTTTGATTCATGCACAAGTGAAAACTATACAAATTACCATACTTACATTATTCTGTGTCCCAGATTATAATACATATTCTTCTTGAATCAAGTTTCTTATAGGCAGTAATATGGGATAttgcaagaaaaagaaatggcaaTGACATGCACCATCTCCTAAGCTGAATTCTGATCATACTAAATATCAAGTGCATATTCATGTGCAACGAAATTAAACCTTAAACTGTGAAAGTGGAAGTTTCAcctgaggttaaaaaaaaaaaaaaaaactttttttttttttttggacattttaaaaagttacaagAGAGGAAATAAGCAAGTGGCCAATCAAAGGGACAAGGTAGAGAACTGGAGTGCAGCCAGGTTTGGTGAGTGGTTTCCTGAGACCCCATACTTTAGCTTATTAAGAAAGAATCTGCGTCAGCATAAGTGCGAGTGAGAAGGAAAGGGAGATGGAACTGCAGACTGGGCTGAGCtacaagctgaaaaacaaacaactgtacAACAATTGTGTGAGCATGTCAGGGAGTTAGAAGAACAAAAGATTAATAGCATAATTAAGAGTTTGGGAGTACTGAGTAAAAGCAGAATGATTGAGTGTCTGGATTCGTAGAATTTAATAAGGATGAATGTAGAGAGTGGACTAGTGAGCGCACTCAGTCAacattaaagctaaaaaaaaatacaatattgcAATTTGCAATATTATTAGTTAGAATTTATATTGTAAGTTTAGGGAATGAACATGTTGGAAATATAATTCATCAGTACCCCAGACAAAGTAACAACAGTGTATGATCACgcatttttgacttttcaatTACTTAAGTGAGCTGGTTTTACCCTAGGGTCTTGATATCATGTGATACAATGGCAAGATTGTTCCTCCCAACTGTCTTATAACAAAACTTGaaagttaaattatttaacattgCTTCACAAAGCGTAATGTAGCCCAGACCTTCCATCCAAGAATCGATTTGAAATCGCCCCAGTAAATGGCACTGGTTTCATTGACTGCTCCAGGCCTCTCTggctccctccctctgtctgagTGGTTTCGTTGTTGCTGCGCGGACACTGGGCACCATTGTTAAGTTCAAGAATAGATACTCCACGAGATAGGCCGAGtgcaaagaggagaggagagaagaaatgaaagcaaaggaACAGGAGAATGGGGGCTCTGTGGTGGGGAAACAGCATCATTTCTCAGTGTTGCATAATGATACTGGTCTGTCACGACACAATgagcgcacacacgcacacaaaaagaTCAGTAGACTTGCAGATGGGGAGTGGACTGTGTaaatgagtttcttttttttttttttttaatagagtgAGGAGCTCAACAGAAGCacattgtgtctgtctgcctgcctcagCAGTCTATGCCTCTGTCTAACCACTTGTCTTGCAAGTTGTTGGTCATCCTATTCAATACTgtgtatttccttttctttaaaagGAGGACAGTCAGCTCCCCTTAGCAGCATCTTCCCCtcagtattgtttttctttaatcagGCAGTCAAAAGATGAGAAATGCCACAGAGTTGTGTTGTAATTGTGTTTGCAGTGCAATCTGGATGTAGTGATAATGAGAGGGAACGATGTCGATGAGTGCAGGCCAGATGTGCatttaaatgtgcaaataaaatgGTATTTTATTGGTGCTACATCTGGTGTTATTGTCTTTCTGTTAAGATACCAGCTTGTGCGCTTGCATATCTGTCTGCCTAACGTGAACGCTCGCCTCGTTTGCTCTTCATCTATGAAGAATGGCATCCCTTGGTCTGTAAAGGAAATATGCTGTAACTCCCTCTGGTGGTGTCATTGACATGTGGCACGTATGCCGAGGtttgagaggaggagggtggcaTTCTGGGCTCGTCCTCTTGGCTTTTCATGTCCTCAACTCACCACCCCGGGATGTGAAAGAATTTAACAAAGCACCAACCCACCACAAACGAGCCTCTCAGCAGAAtagatgtttttctctctcaaatgaACATCAGGGAGCTTTATCACCCAAAGGTcgtctcattttctgtttacatttgtttggtGCATTCTCATTATAGTACTTCTTACCttttttgaatataaaataattatacagTTTTGATTGAACCACTTCAAATAAAGAAGAAGTTACAGCCATCAAAATCTGAGTTCTGCTGAGACTATATTTGTTATGTGTTTGGTTGTTCATTTGGTATCTCTCTAACACTATTTTGTGCCATCATCTTCATAAAAGCttttttagcttaaaaaaaatctttttaaaacttCCAAGCCTCATCTGTTCATAGCTCTGCATATTATGTTTGGGGGAAATAGCATACAGCCATATCTGTTTCTCATTGCAGACATTTAGTAGCATACGTGTGTAAAATtaagtatttggaaaattgCAGATATTCTTACAAGGACGCTGAGAGCAAAGCCCTGGAACTACTGAAGCTACTAAGTACATAAAGTACTTGAATGAGCCAACAGAGGAAGCACACAATGAAATTTTCCCATTTGAAAGCATGGACACTGAGGAATTAAGAaacttattttttcagtgtgccATGGATAcgaaatatttcacaatatgtaaacttgttttttcgcccccccccccgttccgGTCCATGTGTGATTTAAAGTTGGGGGTTAGTCTTTTGTAACCACAGTGTGGCCACAATTTGGCCAAAAAGTTAGGAAACTGGgttattacaattaattttgagttttaaaactTCTCAACGCTACaaaaggaaagaagcaaaataaCCTCAATTTATAGCATTTAAAGTCTGATAAAATTTGGTTAACATATGAACTCCCAACGTGCAAccaaactattattattatgctgGATTGTATATTAATTGTTGGATGTAAACAATATCTCACCATACCCCCCTTATAATTTCTGTCTGCCAGACCTGAAACGAGAGGCCAGTATCTGCCACATGCTAAAACACCCTCACATCGTGGAACTGCTGGAGACCTACAGCTCCGATGGCATGCTCTACATGGTCTTTGAATTGTAAGTCTATGCAGCACACTCTGACTGCCATTATGCATAATAGTTTAGTAGTTTCTTATGTACGGCTCGAACCAGGGCAGGAAACACTTGTCAGGAAACACTTGAGACAGATGTAAAACCCACAGAATAAATTTAATAGCAACTTTTGGTCATTTCACACCCTATAACCAACACTACCAGCCCTTACAGACCTATTTCTTTACCACCTTAAATACGGTGTTAAAGCTCAGATAGTAGACATTAGTGTCGTTAATCTGAAGATATATCTAGGCCCGGGCAAAATGTCAAGAATAAATGggatatttgcatgtgttttgttggGTAGGAATAAATAAAGAGGTTATTCTACAGTATTCACGTATCACCCTGAGGAATGAAGTCTGAGAAtgattcagattttcttttttttttttttttttttaaatgtaaattcatGGTCTGGAATAAaagaaattgattaatttgccaTTGCTGAAATGACAGGTCTTTATATGGCAACAGAATCTTACTGATCATGTCAGATATTGTTAGATTGCGCCCTTGCCTAatgcacagtaaatataaaaagaacatGTTGTGATCTAAAGCATCAATTTTCaatataaaattcagttttcaggATTTTATAAAACTGTATCCCATAGCTTCCTCAAAGCTTCCTTGTGGATTGTACTGGCTGAAAAGGGCTATAGTAACAATCTAGTGCATCAGAGAGCAATTTAATGACAGCAGGTCATAAAATTGCTCGCTGACGGATGATCcgttatgttatgttatgtaatCTAAACACTATTTAGAGAGTTGCTAGTTTATCTCATCTTGTGTGAGCTTATAACTGTAAGAAGGTTTCCGGTAGAAACCTAATTTTGACTTGTCCCTACCCTgatctcttcttcctctttctttccctctctcttagtATGGATGGAGCAGACCTGTGTTTTGAAATTGTTAAGAGAGCCGATGCTGGGTTTGTGTACAGCGAAGCGGTGGCCAGGTAGGACACAGAGTCTGGGAACTGTGGGTAgagcatttaaaatattaatgaaacttgaaataaataataatttgttgatGCTTTAAACGATCTCCCCCTTGTctgtttctgctttctgtcttttcagccACTATATGAGGCAGATTTTGGAGGCACTTCGATACTGCCACGACAACAACGTGATTCATCGCGACGTAAAGGTGAGCTCTCTCCCATGATTCTCAGTCTAAGCCAATGAAACCACCAAATGTGTCACACTGACACTGTAGAGCAGGAGATGTTAAACCTTTTCATACCGAGCAAAGGTCAAAAGCATTACATTTACCAGAAAACACTCCCATTGACATCTGCTTTTTGTATCAACTTCTAGTTATCGTGTGGCTTTTTGAACAAACTTGTGGTCAGTCTGACCACCTGGAAAGCCCCTCTAGCCTGGAAACCAGTGCCTTAGCAAACCTCAGGTTGCATTGCATGACAAACATCGGTCTGGATTTGAGTTCTCATAGTCAGATAAGCATCAATCACTGATTCCAACAGGATTAGCCATCTAACACAGGCATAAACACTACCAGACCAGATGGAGCAGTCCTGACCCAGCCCCTTGATCAGCCCACCAGCTATTTGACAACACAGTCCAACACaataacatctgtgtgtgtgctagtaGGTCAAACCTGGGTGAAATGGGAGTTGCTCATTACCGCTGGTGTTTGTTTTCAACACCCGTCTCCAAGTGCCAGATGTGTGGGGTTTTAACACCGATAAGTTTTTAGTCCAGTTGAATTGACAGATGTAGATGTGCTTGACTAAACCTATCAAGCATTTCTTTGTCCTGTGTATATGGTATCTAAGCAGACTGAGCTGCTGTGTGCCTCTATCTGAGTTTAAGGAAGGAAACACCCCATTGAATTCTGTATTTAGGTCAATGCATCtctttactttgaaataaaCAGGATTATATTAATACTacaaatagattttatttatttatttattagttttcaACAAAAGCATCCAAAATATGCTTGTTTTAACATTATTCATCAGGTACAATCAATCCTTTATTACcaatatacacatttatattttcagaaacattCAAGCACTTTCTGATGGAAAATAAACCTGACACACATTCTTTGAAAAGCTGCTGTCATATTAGTCGCTTTACAGTGCCTCTCCTAAGACAATACTGTATTGTCAGTCTTTCACTCAGGCATTAAAGTAGAATTTAAACAATGATTTCCACTGAGCGCAGATGTTCAGAAGGGGAGACAGTAAGAATAACTCAGTactaaaaaacatacataagaAGGCAGTATGTGTGGAAatgcttttttcagttttacaaagaATTCTGATCAGTCCAGCCTATGTTAGATATGTAAGGTATTTAATTCTCCAGTGTCCATGCTTCCACCTACTGTTGACCAGTAGGTGGAAGCATGGCCATTCCCGTGCGGTGTAGAGTGGAGTTGATGACCGATACTGGTTATCGGGGTGACCAGGGGGGTGTTTAGTTCAGGGTTCGGTAAAGCCATAGGCACAGACGGCCGCCTGAACTCGGTTGTCGAGGTGATCGACGTTGCATCGTGTAGGAAGAGAAGCCGATTGCCCAGTCGGTGTCCAAGTGCTCGGAGAGCGGTTTTGCGCACCGAGCCAGATAACATAAAGTACATGACAGGATCCAAACAGCTATTGAAGGCGGAGAATAACAGCATCACCTCATTGATGCGGTCCACCAGCTGCAAGTGGTAACACGATGCTGTTCCGCTGAGCTGGGAGAGGATGTAGACAGGGCGAAAGGTGTGGTAGGGCCCGAAACACACGGTGAACAGAAAGAGGACAAAGAAGGATTTCTTGGCGGTGCGTTTGTATTTCTGTGCGTTGGGAAGGTCTGGCTTGTCCTGTGACACCCTCAGCAACTGGGAGGCAATCTTTGCATATGAGACCCCGAGCATGATGAAGACAACCCAGAACAACACCACCAGCACCGCGTTGAAGTAGGCTTTCCCCGTGGCTATGCGTCGCTGCTTAAACTGGAAGCACTGGTCActgttctctctgtcctccGCTGTGGCGATCATGGGCACCAGCGCCATCAGCGACAGACCCCACAGAGCCCCGCATGCCACCCAGCTCCATGGCCGACTGTGACCCCACAGCCTCATCGTGCCTCTCTGTGCTCTACCTTTTCCCTTTAACCTCAAGTATCTGTCCAGGCTGATGAGGCCCAGTAACATGATACTGATGTACATGTTCATATAAAATAGATTTCCTACCAGCTTGCAGGCTACAGATCCCAGTAACCACTTGTTTCCATTAACATGGTAGAGGATCCTGAAGGGCAGACACGCCAGCAGGACCAGATCGGCCACAGCACAGTTGATGAGGAGTACTCTCACAGAATTGTGGCTTGAGTGTAAGAAAATGAAGACCCACAGTGCAAACAGGTTACCCACAAGCCCAAAGACGAAAAAGAGGGAGTAGAAGACTATGATTGGCAGACGGAGGTCCGTGTCATCAAATGCGCAAACGGTCTGGTTTTGGGAGACCACTgaagaggtggaggtggggaaGGGAGTAGAGGAAAGGGGAAGAGAGGTAGCTGACACTGGAGGATGGGAGGATGACACTGAAGCAGGGAGGGATGAAGCAGAGACGGAAAGAGTGAAGGGgaaagaagaggcagaggagaacGTGGTCATTGTGTCTGAGGAGGGCTAACTTCAGGGTCGTCAATCAGGctctgagaaagaaaagaaaaaaaaactgtcagttcATTGTCACTGaataaatacaatgaaaaagaTCTTAAATGGCAAACATTAAAGTCGAGAGAAAAAGGATCGCTCTCACTGTAAAACAGCGGTTACAGATTTTATGAGTCATGCACAGACAGGTGAGTAATACGTAGGCTGTAGCTTTAAAGGTCACACACGTATTATACTAAGGAATTTGTGAAATGgaaattaaagtaaagtaattatGCAACATCACGAAGAACCCTACAAAAGAGTTtcatagatttgttttttttaagagtgggAGCTGGAGTCATGACTAATTGAAAGTTTAATGCCTGTTTATCACATGAATTCCAGTTGTGAGCGTCAATGCACGGACACTCACGCAAAACCAGTCACTCTGACTGCTACACACAGACGTTTGGATTAAAGCAGAACACTTACCATCAATGTTCCTTCCGTAGGAGATTCAGCACAGCTGTAGTTTAaacgtgtgtgaatgtgcagcACAGTAATCCAGACTGAATTTTCCTCTGTCAAACTTCAAAAGCAGGGAGCACTTTTTGTTGAAAAGTGTTAAATACAACTTgagttacacacacaaaaaaatatgataaaactGCAGTTCTCGTCCTTAAAACTTTCTTCTTCTATCTTCGCCTGCCTCCTCAGTCTCTGAATGAGTTAAATCTCGTGGACTCCTCTTTTTGCATATCCTTTTGACAGTATCTGCTACTCCCTGTCCTCCCCTCAgctgtctgttttcagtttgcattCAGTCTTTTCCTGGATCGGtccttttccccttttattGAAAAGCTTTACCCTCTCGACTTCCCCTGTCCCTCCTCTGCCTCGTTTTACCTCTCACTGATCTTGAACCTAAGTCAACATCCTCCACGCCCCTCCACCAGCCGATTATGAGAAGTGTAAAATGTGAAGACAGGAAGTGAGACCACCAGCACTCATACATTCACCCTGTTCCCAACCTTCGTCTGTCATGCAGCTCTCCTCAGTACTGCCTTGCATGGTtcctttcagaataaaatgactgaaatgggCAAGAAAGGTTGCCTTTGGACAGAATGTCTTTCTCTACGGGAGGTGGGGTGTTTTTGAATATCGAATGCACAGATGAGTGACTTTAATCTAGTCTGGAAAGTGTGCAATATGTGTGCTTTCTCCCCAtaggaaaatatttattatgtcCCCAAAAGCCTGTTTTTTAGCATGCTTACTGGTGCTTTCATAAACTAAAACCCGTTGCCAGCTCattaataaaatactttaatagtaatttaataataatattgacgAAGCAGCTGTATTAGTCTGCTGGTGAGTGTGGTTGGCTGAATGTCCTCGTGTTTTTACGAAGCACCTGTTGCTGGTCCTGTCCTATAAAATGGGTTTACTTACCGTGGAGCACAGCAAATCTTTTATTACCTGCCTCCCCCTGCGATATTACTTGTATGCAAATAGTGTTTAATTGTGAAAACAATGTTGCACGGATACACTCATATAAGTGCAAATACAtgctgaaacacagaaaagggATGACAGAGACATGTATATCCATATACAGTAGTTGAAGATGCTGACACATCTGCTGCTTGTCATCCAACATTTCTCTTGCtttcacctccctctctctctctgtatctgtcagTTATTCTTTAGCCTGAGGTTAGATTTCTCTTTGTGCTAAAGTTCTTGCTATCTTTTTCTCCACCTtgtccattttaaaaaaaaaattgattcatCAACTAAACAGTTTTGCAGCACGGCCATTAATGCAAGAGTTTGTTGCATTAAACTACATATCAGTTCAAAGACTCACTCTACAGCTCGCAAGTTGCGAGACACACATCttgatcttaaaaaaacaaaacaaaacatgcatctCACTTAATGCTTATAATCCTTTATGCAGTAACTAATACTATCTGTAACAGCACACTGCAGATTATTGTCCTTAAAATTGTGATTGTGCAACTTGTCTTGTCATTATGAAACTCTGGTTCACTAACCACCAATTGAACATATGGGATCTTGCACTTCTGCacagaaaaagagcaaaggCAATGCTCTGCAGTTACTGTAGGTTgcaaagaaattttttttccgTCTTGTCAGTAAAAAGAACAAGTCGTCATCACATTTGTTAATTGGTAGATTTTGCGCAGTGCCTCTTCCAGTTTAATAagtgaatgtgttttaattcCTACTGGGACGTTCCCTCATTTAACCCGTAGGACCATATGGACCTTTAACATACAGTTGACCTTGTCTCTTTTTATTCCTCCTTAGCCCCACTGTGTGCTGTTGGCCTCAAAGGAGAACTCTGCTCCAGTCAAGCTGGGAGGTTTTGGAGTGGCAATACAGCTGGGAGAGTCTGGCTTAGTGGCTGGAGGTACAGTAGAACagttggtgctttttttttttttttcttccctctatACCTCaacaaactgagaaaacaatcaTGCATGCCTTCCCACTacacacgtgcatacacacTTACTGAGAAAATTAGGAAAGTAGTCAAAGGATggaaaattaattgatttataattttgataaatgatgaatCGTTGTATAAACCGAAGACTagtttactgttttaatttccaTACACTTACAGAGTGGATACCGCCTTTTATTGCCTGCGGCTCAAACTAAGTAAGAAAAGTTAGAACTGTGGGAATGGGATGAGCAATATTTCGAGACATGAGCACGTCTGTTGGTTCGCgtttcctccagcagctccagacGTGCCGATTAAGTAAACTGGAAAATGTAAATTGTCCATAGGTGAGGATGATGTCAAATAAAAAACGTCAGTTGTCGTTAGTAGAAACAATTAGTCAAATAATTGCTCAGTGGAACgaaacaaaatgccaaacacacacatttttggtttgaaCTGTTTGGTTACTTATACCAAACAATTTGAAGGCATTTGTCAGTATTTCTTGACTTTGTATAGATTAAATGATTTAGAAATTAATCCAAAAAACGatagattaattgatcattaaaataactgttagttacAGCCCTTCACATATTCATACCCCGAGTATCATTATATCCTTACAGCGTGATCACGCCAGGTAGCTCTCCAGATTTCCACCAACGCCTCCATTTCTCATCAACACTTACATCTCTTAATAGCCAATCATTCTTAAATTTGGCTCTCTGTCTGCTATTTTCAGGTCGAGTCGGCACTCCCCACTTCATGGCCCCAGAGGTAGTGAAGAGAGAGCCATATGGCAAACCGGTGGATGTGTGGGGATGTGGAgtcatcctcttcatcctcctgtCTGGCTGCCTGCCTTTCTACGGCACCAAGGAGCGCTTGTTCGAGGCCATCATCAAGGGGAAATACAAGGTAAGAAAATTATTGACCAAAAAACGCTTGTTCTCTCTTAGAGTCACCAGAGATGTGCCCTTTAGCAAGAAGCTAAGCACAATAGCGAGCTCCTCTTTATCACCGAGATACAGTGTGCGTCAAATACACGGTTGAGCTCGAACTGCGTTACAGAGAACCGAACGGTGTGCGCGCTGCATCGCTTAAGAACCGCTAGTGCGATgttaattgttaaaatgttccctttttatttaaatgtacgAGTTGGTCTGTAAAGGTAGAACGCATTCACTGAAGGACAATGGTGAAATATCAGTCTTTGACATCGGTGATGCATCTTTTCGGCCAaggtttttgttcttttccttcctGTTGGTTTTGTTCAACTTGCCAACAAACAGTCAGTGAGAGGTGATGAACAAATTGACGGTATCCACAGCGGATAGGGAGATGAAGGTCTGATAAATGTAGTGTTATCAACTGAGGGGATGAATTTCCTGCTTGGTG
This genomic interval from Xiphias gladius isolate SHS-SW01 ecotype Sanya breed wild chromosome 13, ASM1685928v1, whole genome shotgun sequence contains the following:
- the LOC120798325 gene encoding LOW QUALITY PROTEIN: probable G-protein coupled receptor 34 (The sequence of the model RefSeq protein was modified relative to this genomic sequence to represent the inferred CDS: inserted 2 bases in 1 codon), producing the protein MTTFSSASSFPFTLSVSASSLPASVSSSHPPVSATSLPLSSTPFPTSTSSVVSQNQTVCAFDDTDLRLPIIVFYSLFFVFGLVGNLFALWVFIFLHSSHNSVRVLLINCAVADLVLLACLPFRILYHVNGNKWLLGSVACKLVGNLFYMNMYISIMLLGLISLDRYLRLKGKGRAQRGTMRLWGHSRPWSWVACGALWGLSLMALVPMIATAEDRENSDQCFQFKQRRIATGKAYFNAVLVVLFWVVFIMLGVSYAKIASQLLRVSQDKPDLPNAQKYKRTAKKSFFVLFLFTVCFGPYHTFRPVYILSQLSGTASCYHLQLVDRINEVMLLFSAFNSCLDPVMYFMLSGSVRKTALRALGHRLGNRLLFLHDATSITSTTEFRRPSVPMALPNPELNTPLVTPITSIXVINSTLHRTGMAMLPPTGQQ